The Prionailurus viverrinus isolate Anna chromosome B4, UM_Priviv_1.0, whole genome shotgun sequence genome has a window encoding:
- the LOC125169846 gene encoding cationic amino acid transporter 3-like: MLHQTFRTLGQKLVRRPMLEEPVAEDDPERRLSTLDLVTLGVGRTLGVGVYVLACEVVSNQAGPSFVICVLIAGLSSMLAALCYAEITARVPHSGSAYLYSHVTIGELWAFITGWNRILSLVANAVIYFQVLFLIFESLRVTLQEFILTHVSHYLREDHISFIFMFTLWFFMDFWYDSTSSLAKVVMLVKILVLSFVIIAGFIKGDLHNWKLTEEDYVKAGLNDTSSLGPLGSGGFVPFGFEGILRGAATCFYAFIGFEKIVTRVEEAQKPQRSIPRSIVISLFILFVLYFGVSLALTLMVPYYQLQPGSTLPEAFLFIGWAPAYYILVFGFFCSFLGSISGLIFPIYQLLHKMAEDGLLFPVIAWILTRNIIIRMFFLIFMIIAAIMTFFFGITDVVDLMFIGSMISYSMVAICVLIIRYQPEMQNDENETEVQDENGPAAGRLTLQGLLFPGSPTPTPLSGRVIYVCSLLLVMLLILLCLVLAQWPVLLSGDPVWISVVVLLLVLITGLTGVIWRQPQSSSSLHSKVSALPLLPVLSIFMNVYLMMQVSAATWMVFGVWMLIGFAIYFSYGFRYSLVSNRT, encoded by the coding sequence ATGCTGCATCAGACATTTCGTACATTAGGTCAAAAACTGGTACGCAGACCTATGCTGGAGGAACCAGTGGCTGAGGATGACCCAGAGAGAAGACTGAGCACTCTGGATTTAGTGACCCTGGGTGTGGGCCGCACACTGGGTGTAGGTGTGTATGTCCTGGCTTGTGAGGTGGTCAGCAATCAAGCAGGACCATCCTTTGTGATTTGTGTTTTGATTGCTGGCCTATCTTCAATGTTGGCTGCGCTGTGCTATGCAGAGATTACTGCCCGGGTTCCCCATTCTGGCTCTGCATATCTCTACAGCCATGTCACTATAGGTGAGCTTTGGGCTTTCATCACTGGCTGGAACCGCATCCTCTCCCTTGTTGCTAATGCAGTCATTTATTTCCAGGTattgttcttaatttttgagTCACTGCGTGTGACACTGCAAGAATTTATCTTAACGCATGTTTCCCACTACCTTAGAGAAGACCATATAAGCTTCATTTTTATGTTCACTCTGTGGTTTTTCATGGATTTCTGGTATGATTCAACTTCCTCGCTTGCCAAAGTGGTCATGTTGGTGAAAATTTTGGTTCTCAGTTTTGTCATCATCGCTGGCTTCATTAAGGGGGACCTGCACAACTGGAAGCTCACAGAAGAGGACTACGTAAAGGCTGGACTCAATGACACCTCAAGCTTGGGCCCTCTGGGTTCTGGAGGATTTGTGCCTTTTGGCTTCGAGGGGATTCTCCGTGGAGCAGCTACCTGTTTCTATGCATTTATAGGTTTTGAGAAAATTGTTACCAGAGTTGAGGAAGCCCAGAAGCCCCAACGTTCCATCCCCAGGAGCATTGTTATTTCACTGTTCATCCTCTTCGTGCTGTATTTTGGTGTCTCTTTAGCACTTACACTTATGGTGCCTTACTACCAGCTTCAACCTGGGAGCACCTTGCCCGAGGCATTTCTCTTTATTGGCTGGGCTCCTGCCTACTATATTCTAGTGTTTGgatttttctgtagttttttggGAAGTATCTCTGGACTTATTTTCCCCATATACCAGCTGTTACACAAGATGGCAGAGGATGGCCTCCTGTTCCCTGTCATTGCCTGGATCCTTACCAGGAACATCATcatcagaatgttttttttaatctttatgatCATTGCAGCAATCATGACCTTCTTCTTTGGAATCACTGATGTTGTGGACCTCATGTTTATTGGGTCCATGATATCTTACTCCATGGTTGCTATTTGTGTTCTCATCATCAGGTATCAGCCTGAGATGcagaatgatgaaaatgaaaCAGAGGTGCAGGATGAGAATGGACCTGCAGCAGGGAGGCTGACTCTACAGGGACTACTTTTTCcaggcagccccacccccactccactctCTGGCCGAGTTATCTATGTTTGCTCCTTACTGCTTGTTATGCTGCTCATTCTTCTGTGCCTGGTGCTGGCCCAGTGGCCAGTCCTGCTTTCTGGAGACCCAGTGTGGATTTCGGTGGTTGTGCTGCTCCTGGTGCTCATCACTGGGCTCACTGGGGTCATCTGGAGACAGCCTCAGAGCTCCAGTTCCCTTCACTCTAAGGtctctgctctgcctctcctcccagtACTGAGCATCTTCATGAATGTTTACCTTATGATGCAGGTGTCAGCTGCCACCTGGATGGTATTTGGTGTCTGGATGCTGATTGGGTTTGCTATCTACTTCAGCTATGGGTTCCGGTATAGCCTGGTCTCTAACCGCACTTAA